ctccattaggagtagagactaaATAACTTGCGCCAATATGAAAAGTTCTGATATGTTCAGATTTCTTTCGTTCTGTGAGAGGATGACgcaaaaataaaccgatgaagtggggggaggggacgaaaaaaaatctacgaaaaaacccagcgaaggtgggaggaggtatCAAAAAAACCTTGGGAGATGGGACAAAAAAAACTGAAAACGAGACTATCAACTGCTCTATTAGGAGTAGAGACACCTGTATTTTGAAGGttagaaaaagaataagaaaattCAATGGGCCAGGCCCTGGAGGGAGAAGGGTAGTAAAACTGAGGCAAATTAAACGAGGCTACAAATTTAATTTCACATTTTTCTTTAATTTCCTTTTACCCAAGATTCTTTACTGCCTTAGTAAGGAAGTACTTTGCATTAAAATATTTTGAAACCTCCTCCTCCATAGATTTCGATGCGGTGCAAAGGGAGAACCCTAAAATTGGAATTTATTTTCTTTATTGAAAATAGAAATAATGATAACGCTCCATGCTTATAAATGTTTTTCACATATTTAATCAGTATTCAATGTGTactaaaaaatgttcatcacttACTGAAAAATGTCCATCAGATATTTATAAAATATTCATAAcatgtttgaaaaatatttgtcgGATATTTTTTGAAAAAACCTCCTTGGGTGCTAAAAAATATAGAAAGAAAGAAACtgataaaaaatgaaaataaaagaaaaataaagagcTGGAAAAAGCTAGCAGAAAATCAgaatgaaaaaaaggaaaggtTCATTGTGGTGGAACCATCGCACCAATGTTCAGTGCTAAACTTGACATTAGTGTTTGcattttttttatttgtttctaGCTTTCTAGCATTGTTCGTTCAGTGGAAGAAAACGTTTCTATCAACTAGAAAACGCCTATTAGTTACTagataagttactcccactatgaccgacCTAAGTGTTGTGGTCGGGGTCTGGGCTAGGCCGTATTGTTGTATTTTTTTTCTGCCCCATGTTCCCGTGGAGGATGAACTCCGTTCGTGTCTTGCCGGTATTTAAATCGATGTGACCTTGAGTCAGCCTATTCCAGAGGCAGGTTGCCTCTTTGTTCATACATTCTTGTGAATAACTCCATGGATAGTTCTTCTCTTGTTGATTTGAAGAAGTGGTGATACGGTTTCCCGGAAGTTAATTGCATAAAACCACCACATTTAGGGCATCGTTTGCAGAAAACAGTGAGATCACTAATTTCTTGCAAAAAACACCGCACATTCAATAAACTTTTTGTAAAAAGCACCGATCGAGTGATTTAGGTCGTTTAATCACTTTCTAAGGGGCTGGATTGTCGGGAGCTGACTTGGCAAAACATTTACATATACATCCATAGATTTTAAAAGTAAAAGCAATTgaccccctcctccctccctcgcgGACAGCAGCGGGTGGGCAGCGCAAGCTCAACTGCTGCTCGCAGCCTTGAAGACCGGCGATGCCATGGCCCCGCCGTGGCCGCGCCTCGGCCATCTGCATGGGACACCCAAGCCGCTTGATGCCAAGGAGTGTGGTGCCGGCCGTGGCCCTGCCGTCCGCCGAAACCAGCGCTAGCAGTGTGATCTCGGCTGCTCGAGACCTTGAAGGCTGGCGGCGCCTCCAGTCCTCGACCAACGTCGGGGAGGTGTTGTGCCGGGGTGTCCCCATGGAGGAGGTCGGAGCTCAAGCTCCATTCCTGCATCGCACGACCAGATGCAGATGCATCGTTCCCCAAGACGCCGTCACTGCTCGCCAAGACGCTACCGCTGGCCTGATCTACAGAACCCCAGCCATGCGGACGCGGAGGCATCGTGCGCCAGGACGCCGTCGCCGGCCTGATCTGCAGCGTTTCAGCGACTAGGTCTTCGCCACCGGCGCCTCCGTTTCATCTGCAGCGGCCGCCCCCAAAGCTCTAGCCTCCGCAGCTCGGGCACCCTGGCGGCGTTGGCCACATCCTCTTCGGCCATGACCACGGCACCACGGACGAGGTATACTCGGTCAACTCCTGCCAtttgcatttatttttatttttgatctAAGGGGGTGTATGTAAATGTTTTGCCAAGTCGGCTCATGATAATCTGGCCCCATTTGTCAGAAAGTGATTAAACGACCTAAATCACTCAATCAGTGTTTTTGCAAAAAGTTTACTGAATGTGAggtgttttatataaaaaattagtgACCTCGTGGTTTCGACAAACGATGCCCCAATGTGCTTGTTTTATGCAATTAACTCGTTTCCCGGTTATTGCAGAGTTACAAGCCCGTGAAAAATACGAGGAAGACAAACATAGTGGCTCATGAGATAGCAAGCTTTTGCTTTAGTGTGAACTCTTACGTCGTGTTAGCGGGAGGTGTGCCATCCTGCGTGAGACTTAGTGTTGACTCTGGTTGCATAAACATAAGATCATCTCTACCCGATCCCTAAAAGACAATAGACAATAGAGGAGTAAAATTTTGGTTTTACTCATCTAACCGGCacctttttttagaacgaaggctcgcggagagcccgactttgaattaacaaagccatcaaccggccaggagttGCAACAAACAACCAAATTACAGCGGTCAGAACGATACAATGGGGAACACTGGACTGAAACGCTGACTACAACCTCCACAAGCAGCTAATGAAAAGGAAATTAAGATTACAACTTGCAAAGGCCGAGGACTCCACACTAGGATCATATATAGTAGAGCAGAGCAGCAGAGTAGGACATAGCCGACCTTCGAAGATGGCCATGCTCCAGGAACACCTAGAGAAGAAGGGGAACAACATCTTCCATCTCTATCACTGAAGAGGGACCCTACCCCCTCGCCATGGCTCGTAGGCGCCGCACCGTCGGGATTTCGAGAAGCTCACCGTAGAGCTAGAAGAATGCCGCCCTCACATCGAAAGGTAGACATAGTGCGGCCACTTCGATTTGGGATATCCCTAGCCGGCCGCTCCGCCACGGTCCATGCCTAACTAGGTGGAGATAAGCTTCGTGGAATCGGACAATGAAGAGGAGGCAGCTCAATCCCTCACCTGCAACGCCTCCCGACCGCATCCCGCCTCCCTAACGGCGCCTCCAGTAAGGTCACGATGCGTAAGGCGCCGCCGCTGCCAAATCCGAGAGGATATAAGGTTTTCATCCGGGCAGGGTGGGTCGGGGTGGAAAGCAGGGGACCTCGGCTGCGCCCCCATGGAGGAAAGCAATGCCCTTGGGCGTTGCCGCCGCCGGACCGGCCGGACTGGCCAAGGTTTCCCCCGGTCCCCTAGCTGGCCACCAACACGCAGCAACGCCGGGGCCAGAGAGCAAATCACTAGCCACCGCCGACGGCGAGAGAGAGATAGCAGGGAGAGGGATTTTGAACCTCCAGATCTGACGAAGAAACTTTGCACCGCGGTCGGATTCCACCAATCACCCGCCGCCCGCACGGCCAGGCACGCTGGCCAGCACCCCTGTGAACGCCGTCCACCGCCCGATGGCGCCGCCTCTCCAGTTGGGGCCGCCGCCCAGAACCACAGGTCTCCGCGAGGGGATGGAGTGCCGAGATCCCCGCCGTCACCTTCACCGGCGCCCACGCGGGCTTCCCGGCGACCGTCTTCGATAGCGGCGAGGGGATGAAGGGAGTGGAGGGGGGTGGCGGCGGCCGCAGAACCCTAGTCGCCCCCGAGTCGCCCNNNNNNNNNNNNNNNNNNNNNNNNNNNNNNNNNNNNNNNNNNNNNNNNNNNNNNNNNNNNNNNNNNNNNNNNNNNNNNNNNNNNNNNNNNNNNNNNNNNNNNNNNNNNNNNNNNNNNNNNNNNNNNNNNNNNNNNNNNNNNNNNNNNNNNNNNNNNNNNNNNNNNNNNNNNNNNNNNGGTGGATATACTCTTGTGCCAGTCTCCTCTAACCGGCACCTAGCCAATCTCCTAAACCGGTTAGAGGAGTAAAACTTTTACTACTCCATCTAGAAGGCACCTATTTTTACCCCACCGCTACTCGCCCGAGTATAAGTTTTCTTCACGTGAACACCCACTTGTAGCCGGCCGCGACTCACGTGAATCCCTCTTGTCAACGAGCGCGACCTCGCCGCTTTCAGTGTGTGGCCGGCAGAAGCTGAGAATCCTCACGCTGGGTTGCGGTATGGCAGTGGTGGCCAGGGCACGTCAGGGCGACCAACTGTGCTGGCTGCACTGGCAGCCGTGAAGGAGACGAGCAGGGCGACGGCTAGCCGAAGACCCAAGCCGATGCCCTCGCACGGAGGTCGGGCGCAAGGAGGCCGACCCGTGGGTGCTCCGCCCGGGCGATCGCGTGACGTCGACTCCGTGTCGTATGCCAGGTTCGTGACGGTAGACGCGACGGCTGGGCATGCACTGTTCTACTACCACCCCGAGGTCATCGGCAGCAACGACAACAAGCCCAAGCCACTCCTCCTGTGGCTGAATGGAGGCCCCTGGTGCTTGTCGCTGGGGTACGGCGCCATGGAGGAGGTCAGCCCGTTCCGCATCATACGACAAGATGCTCTACCGCCGCTTCGTCAGCCACTTCGCGCCTCAGCTCGCCCACGCAATCCTTCATCTTGTCCACTCCGCTAACTTTAGAAGATCGGCTAGAAACGACTAAAACTTAGTTGGGTAAAACTACCCCACTAAGATTTACTCAGCCATTTACTCCTTTATTTTTTAGGGATCGACTAGAAATGCTCTTTGTTGGCAATATATGGAGTTTTCAAAAAGAAATACAATATACAAAATCACTCAAACCGAAGAGAATCAATCATGTCTTGTACTAATTTTCAAGGAATCAATCAATCATCTCTGATGGGCTAGCTCCTTGAAGCTGATGGGTGTGGTGATCTGTGTCGGCCCGTCCACGAAGAGCGCCTGCGCACCCAGCTCAGCGGCCCGCTGGCTGGGGTGCACGTTGTCAAAGAAAGCGTACACATCGCGGTCGCTGCACACTGTCGCGTTCCTCATGCACTCACCCTCCGCGCCCAGCCTACCGCTCCCGCAGCATGCGCTATCGGCGTTCACGAACCCGGCCGCTTGTGGGTTGTCGAAGTTGGCCCGCGTGccggcgaaggagtcggcgagggaGTATGTGAGGCCTGGGAGCCTCGTTGGGCTGAGGGCTGCAGCGAGGCCATACTTGAACGCCGCGGCGAGCCCGACAGTGAGGCGGTTCATGCCATCGTTGCAGGCACCCGTCGCGTTCAACAGGCGCACCCGCGGCACACACCCCACTGGGCCAGGGCTGATGATCCCCAATTTTCTCGCGCCCATCCCATACAGTTCGGTGATGGCGGCGGAGTAGTTCGAGACGAGGGTGGCATAGAGTGCGGCAACATCGGCTTGGGACTTTGGTCTGCTCTGGAAGAGGTCGTTGCTGCCGAAGCCCAGGAGGAAGAAGGAGCTGGCGAGGAGCTTGGAGACTTTATGTCTGCCCCACGCGGCCTCCAtctcggccttggtcgacgcgaagTAGCTCACCTGCTTTGACAGCGGGATGTTCTTTCCCGCGTTCTGCATGCAAAACACGTAAATACGGTTAGTAGGTTGAGCTAGTTATTAGAGTTCCAACAACCGTGTGGTTAATTAGTAACGATATATTTTCTCCATTTTAAAACGCAAGAAGGACATATTATTACCAATACGTTTACTTCTCTATATAACATGCAACTCTTGTGACATGAAGTTACAGCCGTTTAATTTACATATTAAATTTGAATTAGAAACCACAGGGATCCCTTCACAACAACACTTGCAGTTAATTTGAATTAGAAGTGGAGAAGATTAATTACTATTGGTGTGCTTTGATCATTACTGTTGttgttgtttttcatttgcgatcaGATTACTGTTGTGAGCATGTGATGATTACGTAACTACTACTACAGGACAACTTGATTATTAGATTATTACCAGTACGAGACAACTTGATTATTATTAGATTATGTGATCAATCGCATTGGTTCCTGGTTCCACGTTCCAGCTTCCTCCCTTGAACATTGGTGTCACCGCCAAGTTAACTGGACAGATCCACCGACGGAGAGCGTGCACTTTCGGGAATTTAGATTTTTGTTTTGTGAAAGTGAATTTAGAAATTAGTTACTGCTAATATCACTTTAAAATGTTTATATTGGCAACTTTGGAAAAGCTTTTCCCTGCTACCAAAACATGGTATTACAACTATACTATACTCCTACAAACAAATCTTCTGGAACAAATCGATGCCAACCGTACACGAAATGGTGAAAGGCTAgctgatctactccctccgttcctaaatagttgtctttctagagatttcaacaagtgactacatacggagcaaaatgagtgaatctacactctaaaatatgtctatatacatccgtatgtaatagtccatttgaaatctttaaaaagacaagtatttaggaatggagggagtagcacctATAGAACTCACCAAGCATATGTAATGTAAATAAATTGAAGTGACTTACAGTGGAGTCGAGGATACCGGCTCCCGCGGAAGCGTAGCTCACCCCTCTCGTCAGAGCGCTTGGGATGAGATAGTTGCGAGATTTCAGCACCAGGTAAGCTAGAGGGCTCCTCTCGAACCCCAAATGCCTCgctgcatccatccatccatcaagtCAACACATGAACTCATGGTAAATATTATTCCCGCACGGTTCTGAGCACATGATGATGTATATATGATTGGTACGTACCGACGAAATCAGCGATGTTGTAGCCGTTGCTGAACCTCCCGGTGGCCCTTGCGCCGCCGGGGAAGTCAATGCCGTAGAAGGGCTCGTTCGCCCTGGGCACGTCCTTCCCCGGCAGGTGGTTGTTGTTGCCCACGTCCAGGGTCGAGTCCCCCAGCACgaacatcgccggcaccaccggccGCTGCGCCGCGCTAGCACCAACGGCGCCGACGATCACGAGGCCCACGAGCACGA
This portion of the Triticum dicoccoides isolate Atlit2015 ecotype Zavitan chromosome 7A, WEW_v2.0, whole genome shotgun sequence genome encodes:
- the LOC119328445 gene encoding GDSL esterase/lipase At4g28780-like: MKGLVVVLVGLVIVGAVGASAAQRPVVPAMFVLGDSTLDVGNNNHLPGKDVPRANEPFYGIDFPGGARATGRFSNGYNIADFVARHLGFERSPLAYLVLKSRNYLIPSALTRGVSYASAGAGILDSTNAGKNIPLSKQVSYFASTKAEMEAAWGRHKVSKLLASSFFLLGFGSNDLFQSRPKSQADVAALYATLVSNYSAAITELYGMGARKLGIISPGPVGCVPRVRLLNATGACNDGMNRLTVGLAAAFKYGLAAALSPTRLPGLTYSLADSFAGTRANFDNPQAAGFVNADSACCGSGRLGAEGECMRNATVCSDRDVYAFFDNVHPSQRAAELGAQALFVDGPTQITTPISFKELAHQR